Proteins encoded together in one Caminicella sporogenes DSM 14501 window:
- the murB gene encoding UDP-N-acetylmuramate dehydrogenase produces the protein MDINQIYMDLIEKINSNNVFKNEPMKKHTSFRIGGPADILVIPDSIDEIVYALKYCRERNIDYFVMGNGSNLLVRDKGIRGVVIKIAENFSDVKINGTKVRAQAGILLSRLSKLIINEGLEGFEFASGIPGTIGGAVTMNAGAYGGEIKDVIVGCSVIDKNGEIIYLNREDLNLGYRTSIIQDKKYVVLEVDMEFKKGDYDKIKSIVDDFTKRRTTKQPLHLPSAGSTFKRPKGYYAGKLIQDSGLKGVRVGDAQVSDLHSGFIVNLGNATAEDVLNLIKLVQKVVRDNFGVNLETEVKIIGEE, from the coding sequence ATGGATATAAATCAAATATATATGGATTTAATAGAAAAAATAAATTCAAATAATGTTTTTAAAAATGAACCAATGAAAAAACATACATCTTTTAGAATTGGAGGGCCAGCTGATATTTTGGTTATTCCGGATTCTATAGATGAGATAGTATATGCATTAAAGTATTGTAGAGAAAGAAATATTGACTATTTTGTAATGGGAAATGGCAGCAATTTATTAGTAAGAGATAAAGGAATTAGAGGAGTAGTTATAAAAATTGCAGAAAATTTTAGTGATGTAAAAATTAATGGAACAAAAGTAAGAGCTCAGGCTGGTATTTTATTATCTAGATTATCAAAACTTATAATAAATGAAGGACTTGAAGGTTTTGAGTTTGCAAGTGGTATTCCCGGAACAATTGGGGGAGCTGTTACCATGAATGCAGGAGCTTATGGAGGAGAAATAAAAGACGTTATAGTTGGATGCTCAGTTATTGATAAAAATGGTGAAATTATTTATTTAAATAGAGAAGATTTAAATTTAGGATATAGAACGAGTATTATTCAAGATAAAAAATATGTAGTTTTGGAAGTAGACATGGAGTTTAAAAAAGGAGATTATGATAAAATAAAAAGTATAGTAGATGATTTTACTAAGAGAAGGACTACGAAACAGCCATTACATTTGCCAAGTGCTGGAAGTACATTTAAAAGACCAAAAGGTTATTATGCTGGTAAGCTCATACAGGATTCGGGATTAAAGGGAGTGAGAGTTGGAGATGCTCAAGTTTCTGATTTGCATAGTGGATTTATTGTAAATTTAGGAAATGCTACAGCTGAAGATGTTTTAAATTTAATTAAGCTTGTGCAGAAAGTAGTTAGAGATAATTTTGGAGTAAACCTAGAAACCGAAGTAAAAATAATAGGAGAAGAATAA
- a CDS encoding sigma 54-interacting transcriptional regulator yields the protein MLKTYNKNPYSDFPDLEFLLNEIYDAVIIADKNEKIIFYNKNLKNIINIKNKNIIGTQYHKIFKDYSEIKNFIEEKDKIEKEIMIDGKYILLKKFLYKSKNNNTYYILILKDVTLQEDSKHQLEKLKESLEMIEELLDNAYYGMTIVDENGKIVKWNYEKFMGIKEEDVLGKYVYEVIDNTRLHIIAKTGKKELCQIQKIQGNHVITSRIPIIKNGKIIGAAGTIIFKNLDEVKSLAQKLKLLEDTLHKYKGEISRMYSAKYSFDDIITQDEKMMSVIKIAKKAANTNSTILIQGESGTGKELFAHAIHNASPRNHKSFVTINCAAIPRELLESELFGYENGAFTGAKKSGKIGKFELANGGTILLDEIDSMPLDMQAKLLRVLESKEFERLGSNNRINLDVRIIASTNENLEEAIEKGKFRRDLYYRLNVIKIEILPLRKRINDIPLLIQHFITNLSKELNIKPKTISDEAIKILTMHKWLGNVRELRNVIERTLSLTTSDIIEPKHLPEYLLKNMQLESKKKKNNLSLKEIIAKTEIEIIKKTLKDCNGNKSLAAKKLGIHRTALYKKIKNYNLDL from the coding sequence ATGTTAAAAACCTACAATAAAAATCCATACAGCGACTTCCCTGATTTAGAATTTTTATTAAATGAAATATATGATGCTGTAATTATTGCAGATAAAAATGAAAAAATAATCTTCTACAATAAAAACCTTAAAAACATTATAAATATAAAAAATAAAAATATAATAGGAACACAATATCATAAAATTTTTAAAGATTATAGTGAAATCAAAAACTTTATTGAAGAAAAAGACAAAATAGAAAAAGAAATAATGATAGACGGCAAATATATATTATTAAAAAAATTTTTATATAAATCCAAAAATAATAATACATATTACATTTTAATCTTAAAAGATGTAACGCTGCAAGAAGATTCTAAACACCAATTAGAAAAATTAAAAGAAAGTCTGGAAATGATAGAAGAATTATTAGACAATGCCTACTATGGCATGACAATTGTAGATGAAAATGGAAAAATAGTAAAATGGAATTATGAAAAATTTATGGGTATCAAAGAAGAAGATGTTTTAGGCAAATATGTATATGAAGTTATTGATAACACACGACTGCATATTATTGCAAAAACGGGAAAAAAAGAATTATGTCAAATCCAAAAGATACAAGGAAATCATGTTATTACTAGTCGTATACCAATAATTAAAAATGGTAAAATAATTGGTGCAGCTGGAACTATTATTTTCAAAAACTTAGATGAAGTCAAATCACTTGCACAAAAATTAAAATTACTTGAAGATACACTTCATAAATACAAAGGTGAAATTAGCCGAATGTACAGTGCAAAATATTCATTCGATGATATTATAACTCAAGATGAAAAAATGATGTCTGTAATAAAAATTGCAAAAAAAGCTGCAAACACAAATTCAACAATTTTAATCCAAGGAGAAAGCGGAACCGGAAAAGAATTATTTGCTCATGCAATTCACAATGCAAGTCCTAGAAATCATAAAAGTTTTGTAACAATAAACTGTGCAGCTATTCCAAGAGAACTCTTAGAATCGGAATTATTTGGATACGAAAATGGAGCCTTTACCGGTGCTAAAAAATCAGGTAAAATAGGAAAATTTGAACTTGCCAACGGAGGAACTATTTTGCTTGATGAAATAGATTCTATGCCTCTCGACATGCAGGCAAAACTGTTAAGAGTTCTAGAATCCAAAGAATTTGAAAGACTAGGAAGCAATAATCGAATAAACTTAGATGTACGCATTATTGCCTCTACAAATGAAAATCTAGAAGAAGCTATAGAAAAAGGAAAATTTAGAAGGGACTTATACTACAGACTTAATGTCATAAAAATAGAAATCCTTCCTTTAAGAAAAAGAATAAATGATATTCCCTTATTAATTCAACATTTCATTACTAACCTATCAAAAGAACTGAATATAAAACCAAAAACAATTTCTGATGAAGCAATAAAAATTCTTACAATGCACAAATGGCTTGGCAATGTAAGAGAATTAAGAAATGTAATTGAAAGAACTTTAAGTTTAACAACTAGTGATATTATCGAGCCAAAACATCTACCTGAATATCTATTAAAAAATATGCAGTTAGAATCTAAAAAGAAAAAAAATAACTTATCATTAAAAGAAATCATAGCAAAAACAGAAATAGAAATCATAAAAAAAACATTAAAAGACTGTAATGGAAATAAATCCCTCGCGGCTAAAAAATTAGGAATTCACAGAACAGCACTTTATAAAAAAATAAAAAATTACAACTTAGACTTATAA
- the rapZ gene encoding RNase adapter RapZ yields MKLVIITGLSGAGKSQAMKCMEDLGFYCVDNLPPVLIPKFAELCFNSNGEIQKIALVIDIRGGKFFDDLFDSLENLKSSGYKYEILFLDASDETLIKRFKETRRIHPLSPKGRIIDGINAERKKLDKLRDKADKIIDTTNMTPGQLKKEIRKIYLDGSETNNILISVLSFGFKHGIPLDADLVFDVRFLPNPHYIENLRDFTGNDEKVRKYVMNWPESIEFVKRLNEMIDFLIPFYVREGKMQLVIAIGCTGGKHRSVTVANILYEYLKEKGHKVSVNHRDIPADVVKG; encoded by the coding sequence ATGAAACTTGTAATAATAACTGGTTTATCCGGAGCTGGTAAGAGTCAAGCTATGAAGTGTATGGAGGATTTAGGTTTTTATTGTGTTGATAATTTACCGCCTGTACTAATTCCTAAATTTGCTGAACTTTGTTTTAATAGTAATGGCGAAATACAGAAAATAGCTTTAGTTATAGATATTAGAGGGGGTAAATTTTTTGATGACCTCTTTGATAGTTTGGAAAATTTAAAGAGTAGTGGATATAAATATGAAATATTATTTTTAGATGCGTCAGATGAAACTTTGATAAAACGTTTTAAAGAAACTAGAAGAATTCATCCTTTAAGTCCAAAAGGAAGGATTATTGACGGAATAAATGCTGAAAGAAAAAAACTTGATAAATTAAGAGATAAAGCTGATAAAATTATAGATACAACTAACATGACGCCGGGTCAGCTTAAAAAAGAAATAAGAAAGATATATTTAGATGGTTCAGAAACAAATAATATTCTTATTTCTGTGTTATCTTTTGGCTTCAAACATGGAATTCCATTAGATGCTGATTTAGTATTTGATGTTAGATTTCTTCCAAATCCTCATTATATAGAAAATTTGAGAGATTTTACTGGAAATGATGAAAAAGTTAGAAAGTATGTTATGAATTGGCCGGAAAGTATTGAATTTGTAAAAAGATTAAATGAAATGATAGACTTTTTAATACCTTTTTATGTTAGAGAAGGAAAAATGCAGTTGGTAATAGCTATAGGGTGTACAGGTGGCAAGCATAGGTCAGTAACTGTTGCAAATATATTGTATGAATATTTAAAGGAAAAAGGACATAAAGTTAGTGTTAACCATAGAGATATTCCAGCTGATGTAGTAAAGGGGTAA
- a CDS encoding gluconeogenesis factor YvcK family protein has product MNIFFKFKLDTKLKKSLMLGIIGAIFTIFGLSLLMNVIIKIESKVGLIIGFIALGSGFIFLSVKNLFNHAKQNRNLSDLGLVNKIYDKNILSRGIKVVVIGGGTGLSVLLRGIKKFTSNITAIVTVADDGGGSGKLREDLGMLPPGDIRNCILALADTEPIMEKLLQYRFKEGTLKNQSFGNLLIAAMVGISDSFEHAIKRINQILAVAGKVLPVTTEDITLYAKLKNGQIIKGESQIPLKALENNSSIEKVFIKPKNVKPLEESIKAIKDADVIILGPGSLYTSIIPNLLVNDITKSIRKSSALKIYVSNLMTQPGETDNFTVGEHVKAILNHAGKNVIQYVYANNESIPNEIIEKYREEGAKPVELAQKDMEFFSKNKINVIENNYIEIKKGYLRHNAFQLSKDIVNLVIEKKYSHDKMRFLELNSIVKKVKNTANSL; this is encoded by the coding sequence ATGAATATTTTTTTTAAGTTTAAATTAGATACAAAATTGAAAAAGAGTTTGATGCTGGGGATTATTGGTGCGATATTTACCATTTTTGGATTAAGTTTGCTGATGAATGTAATTATTAAGATTGAATCTAAAGTAGGTTTGATTATTGGATTTATAGCATTGGGAAGTGGATTCATATTTTTATCTGTTAAAAATTTATTTAATCATGCAAAACAAAACAGAAATTTAAGTGATTTGGGATTGGTAAATAAAATTTATGACAAGAATATATTGTCAAGGGGAATAAAAGTTGTAGTAATAGGTGGAGGAACTGGATTATCTGTTCTTTTAAGAGGTATAAAAAAATTTACATCTAATATTACTGCAATTGTTACTGTTGCAGATGATGGTGGTGGTTCTGGAAAACTTAGAGAGGACCTTGGCATGCTTCCACCGGGAGATATAAGAAACTGTATTCTTGCACTTGCAGATACTGAACCCATCATGGAAAAACTTCTTCAATATAGATTTAAGGAAGGTACGCTGAAAAATCAAAGTTTTGGAAATCTTTTAATAGCAGCTATGGTTGGAATTTCAGATAGTTTTGAACATGCCATAAAGCGAATAAATCAAATACTTGCAGTTGCTGGAAAAGTTTTACCTGTAACTACTGAAGATATAACTTTATATGCAAAACTTAAAAATGGTCAAATTATTAAAGGAGAGTCGCAAATTCCTTTGAAAGCTTTGGAAAATAATAGTTCAATAGAGAAAGTATTTATAAAACCTAAAAATGTAAAACCATTGGAAGAATCAATAAAAGCTATAAAAGATGCAGATGTTATAATTCTTGGACCGGGTAGTTTATATACAAGCATAATTCCAAATCTTTTAGTAAATGATATTACAAAGTCTATAAGAAAATCTTCAGCTTTAAAAATTTATGTTTCAAATTTAATGACACAGCCCGGGGAAACTGATAACTTTACTGTAGGGGAGCATGTTAAAGCTATTTTGAATCATGCTGGTAAAAATGTAATTCAGTATGTTTATGCAAATAATGAGAGCATACCTAATGAGATTATAGAAAAATATAGAGAAGAAGGTGCAAAGCCTGTTGAATTAGCTCAAAAAGATATGGAGTTTTTCAGTAAAAATAAAATAAATGTAATAGAAAATAATTATATTGAGATAAAGAAGGGATATTTAAGGCATAATGCATTTCAGCTTTCTAAAGATATTGTAAACTTGGTAATTGAAAAGAAATATAGTCATGATAAGATGAGATTTTTGGAGCTTAATTCAATTGTTAAAAAAGTAAAAAATACTGCTAATAGTTTATAA
- a CDS encoding acetyl-CoA C-acetyltransferase, translating to MKEVVIAGAARTPIGSFGGSLAPLSAIDLGVIAAKEAIKRAGIKPEMIDEVLIGNVLSAGLGQNPARQIALKSGLPETTPAITINKVCGSGLRTVSMAAQFIMLGDADIILAGGTESMSNAPYLIPKARWGHRMGDGKLVDYMIYDGLWDIFNNYHMGITAENIAQQWNISREEQDKFALESQKRAEKAIKEGRFKDEIVPVEIPQRKGEPLIVDTDEYPRFGTTLEKLSKLKPAFKKDGTVTAGNASGINDGAAMLVIMSKEKADNLGIKPLATIKAYSSAAIDPKIMGYGPVPATKKALEKAKMSIDDLDLIEANEAFAAQSLAVIKDLGLNTEKVNVNGGAIALGHPIGASGARILVTLIYEMIKRNAKTGLATLCIGGGQGTAIIIER from the coding sequence ATGAAAGAAGTTGTAATTGCAGGTGCTGCAAGAACTCCTATTGGAAGCTTTGGAGGCAGCCTAGCACCACTATCAGCAATTGATTTAGGAGTAATAGCTGCAAAAGAAGCTATAAAAAGAGCAGGAATAAAACCAGAAATGATTGATGAAGTATTAATAGGTAATGTACTTTCAGCTGGATTAGGACAGAATCCAGCAAGACAAATAGCATTAAAATCAGGACTACCAGAAACTACACCAGCAATAACAATAAATAAAGTATGTGGTTCTGGTTTAAGAACAGTATCAATGGCAGCACAGTTTATTATGTTAGGAGATGCAGATATCATATTAGCAGGTGGTACAGAAAGTATGAGTAATGCTCCATACCTCATTCCAAAAGCAAGATGGGGACATAGAATGGGTGATGGAAAATTAGTTGATTATATGATTTATGATGGTCTATGGGATATATTTAACAACTATCATATGGGAATAACAGCTGAAAACATAGCACAGCAATGGAATATTTCAAGAGAAGAACAAGATAAGTTCGCACTAGAAAGTCAAAAAAGAGCAGAAAAAGCAATAAAAGAAGGAAGATTTAAAGATGAAATAGTCCCTGTAGAAATACCACAAAGAAAAGGTGAACCTCTAATAGTAGATACAGATGAATACCCAAGATTTGGAACTACTTTAGAAAAACTCTCAAAACTCAAACCAGCTTTTAAAAAGGATGGTACTGTAACAGCTGGAAATGCATCTGGAATAAATGATGGAGCTGCTATGTTAGTTATAATGTCAAAAGAAAAAGCTGATAACTTAGGAATAAAACCTTTGGCAACAATAAAAGCATATTCATCAGCAGCAATAGACCCAAAAATAATGGGATATGGTCCAGTACCTGCAACTAAAAAAGCTTTAGAAAAAGCAAAAATGTCTATAGACGATTTAGATTTAATAGAAGCTAATGAAGCTTTTGCAGCTCAATCATTAGCAGTAATAAAAGATTTAGGATTAAATACAGAAAAAGTAAATGTTAACGGCGGAGCAATTGCACTAGGTCACCCTATCGGAGCATCAGGTGCCAGAATACTAGTTACATTAATATATGAAATGATCAAAAGAAATGCTAAAACTGGTCTAGCTACTCTTTGTATAGGCGGCGGTCAAGGCACAGCTATTATAATTGAAAGATAA
- a CDS encoding extracellular solute-binding protein: MKVKKYGPFTLFLCLVLIVFILFAPYFFMKPKLDKIIDKAFKRNIEWRGIITIWDYPRLDITTGYKYSWLRSKIKEFERKNPGVIIQFKPLDLDYGYIEIETAIKTNSYPDIAPVGADFEIISKGILEPLDDFLTQDEIESYKFKAISAVKYKNKIWGLPYCMENYSLFLNLDLFNKQNVKPPKNGNWTYEEFVEILKKLTSLKSKKGRKNIYGFNSYIKPNDYTIWGIILSDGATVIERKSNKYRFYGKNAWSGLKKLVDLKLVHKVTPKDFGENNSREAWRSFIVDKNVAVYPGRTSLINELKILNSRGKGFNFDVANFPIGLLKKPMSVSIVNAYGIFKQNDKKKLEMCVKFIKYLTDEKGQRELYKQGVFPVKKNIGDIYINDEMMKKIEKTLSNSISIGNHPKWRKIDDILQSQIRMALLGKKSVDEALEDARKKIEQIE, encoded by the coding sequence ATGAAAGTAAAGAAATATGGGCCTTTTACCCTATTTTTGTGTTTAGTTTTAATAGTGTTTATTTTATTTGCTCCGTATTTTTTTATGAAACCCAAGTTAGATAAAATAATTGATAAAGCTTTTAAACGGAATATTGAATGGAGAGGAATAATAACTATTTGGGATTATCCAAGGCTAGATATTACTACGGGTTATAAGTATTCGTGGTTGAGGAGTAAAATAAAAGAATTTGAAAGAAAAAATCCCGGTGTAATTATACAGTTTAAACCGCTTGATTTAGATTATGGATATATAGAAATTGAAACAGCGATTAAAACTAATAGCTATCCAGATATTGCTCCTGTAGGAGCAGATTTTGAAATCATATCAAAAGGAATATTAGAGCCATTAGATGATTTTTTAACTCAAGATGAGATAGAAAGTTATAAATTTAAGGCTATTTCAGCTGTTAAATATAAAAATAAAATTTGGGGTTTGCCTTATTGTATGGAAAATTATTCTCTTTTTCTCAATTTGGATTTATTTAATAAACAAAATGTGAAGCCACCAAAGAATGGAAATTGGACGTATGAAGAATTTGTAGAGATATTAAAAAAATTAACGAGTTTAAAATCTAAAAAAGGTAGGAAAAATATTTACGGATTTAATTCATATATTAAGCCAAATGATTATACTATATGGGGAATAATATTGTCAGATGGAGCAACTGTAATCGAAAGAAAAAGTAATAAGTATAGATTTTATGGAAAAAATGCTTGGTCGGGTCTTAAAAAATTAGTAGATTTAAAGTTAGTTCATAAAGTTACTCCTAAGGATTTTGGAGAAAATAACAGCAGAGAAGCTTGGAGAAGTTTTATTGTAGATAAAAATGTTGCTGTTTATCCAGGCAGAACTTCGTTGATTAATGAGCTAAAAATTCTTAATAGCAGGGGTAAAGGTTTTAATTTTGATGTTGCAAATTTTCCGATAGGACTTTTAAAAAAACCAATGTCAGTTAGTATTGTAAATGCTTATGGAATATTTAAACAAAATGACAAGAAAAAGTTAGAAATGTGTGTGAAGTTTATAAAATATTTAACAGATGAAAAAGGTCAAAGAGAATTATATAAACAAGGAGTTTTTCCTGTTAAAAAGAATATAGGGGATATATATATAAATGATGAAATGATGAAAAAAATTGAAAAAACTCTTTCAAATTCTATTAGCATAGGTAATCATCCTAAATGGAGAAAGATAGATGATATTTTGCAAAGTCAGATAAGGATGGCTTTACTTGGTAAGAAAAGTGTAGATGAGGCATTAGAAGATGCTAGAAAGAAGATAGAGCAAATAGAATGA
- a CDS encoding formate/nitrite transporter family protein produces MDKKMLTPKEIAQTMLEISYKKAMTNSCSLLILAILAGMYIAFGSVGFITIIAKVQDAGLAKFLGAAVFPVGLMLVVMAGAELFTGNNLMTLGIMAKRFSFKDMFRNWGIVYFGNFIGSIFVVFLVANTGLFSGVIAEKVVIIATAKTSLTFSKAIFRAVMCNMIVVLAVWFSVGAKDIIGKIFACWFPIMLFVVSGYEHSVANMFFIPMGKYLGANISWGDIWFNNLIPVTLGNIIGGAVIIPMLYYFVYLRDEK; encoded by the coding sequence TTGGATAAGAAAATGCTTACACCAAAAGAAATTGCACAGACAATGCTGGAAATAAGCTATAAAAAAGCAATGACAAATTCTTGTTCACTATTAATTTTAGCTATATTGGCAGGTATGTATATTGCTTTTGGTTCAGTTGGTTTTATTACTATTATAGCTAAGGTACAAGATGCTGGTTTAGCTAAATTTTTAGGAGCAGCTGTATTTCCAGTAGGACTTATGCTTGTTGTGATGGCTGGAGCTGAATTGTTTACAGGCAATAACTTGATGACTTTGGGTATAATGGCTAAGAGGTTTAGTTTTAAAGATATGTTTAGAAATTGGGGAATTGTTTATTTTGGAAATTTTATAGGTTCAATATTTGTAGTTTTTTTAGTTGCTAATACTGGCTTGTTTTCAGGAGTAATTGCAGAAAAGGTAGTTATTATAGCTACAGCTAAGACGTCATTAACATTTAGCAAAGCCATATTTAGAGCAGTGATGTGTAATATGATTGTTGTATTAGCAGTATGGTTTTCAGTTGGGGCAAAAGATATTATAGGAAAGATATTTGCTTGTTGGTTTCCTATAATGCTTTTTGTTGTGTCGGGATATGAGCATAGTGTTGCAAATATGTTTTTTATACCTATGGGAAAATATTTAGGAGCAAATATTTCTTGGGGAGATATTTGGTTTAATAATTTAATTCCTGTTACTCTAGGGAACATTATTGGTGGAGCAGTAATTATTCCCATGTTGTATTATTTTGTATATTTAAGAGATGAAAAATAA